One window of the Salvia miltiorrhiza cultivar Shanhuang (shh) chromosome 6, IMPLAD_Smil_shh, whole genome shotgun sequence genome contains the following:
- the LOC130990333 gene encoding uncharacterized protein LOC130990333, producing the protein MEVMSKFLIASILMWTVPIAVLYGFNHNLFPGSASLSAESLTLWSGILAVVSVNVVIVLYIISAMKEPSSDKHEPDPRFLADAKASIKQQPGPTEVDSSSDRAKQE; encoded by the exons ATGGAAGTCATGAGCAAGTTCTTAATTGCATCGATACTTATGTGGACCGTGCCTATTGCAGTATTATACGGGTTTAACCATAATTTATTCCCTG GTTCAGCTAGCTTGTCTGCGGAGTCCCTGACACTGTGGAGTGGAATCCTTGCAGTGGTCTCCGTAAATGTGGTTATTGTGCTCTACATCATCTCAGCCATGAAAGAGCCCTCCTCGGACAAACACGAGCCGGATCCTAGATTCCTAGCAGACGCGAAGGCTAGCATAAAGCAGCAGCCGGGACCAACTGAAGTCGACTCATCATCAGACCGTGCAAAACAAGAATAG
- the LOC130990334 gene encoding E3 ubiquitin-protein ligase RDUF2-like, which produces MPTAAAENLSTAEQIRHRKPRIPDTDPNSNRPKTTISSILLSSSPTSDAAYKKKNFSSATFRGLGCAASSQVSVPAVIRTSANWEAKKLKKKRLKTKKSGNDQQPLIHGSSAANPPLQSPSLSLALSSSCVGAPDVWCGAGMGLSTDAASVDCVVSRRPSRGKVDVNDRINSVAPRERSYNVRRMVTPEDNPFLESDSSVGIARIRSDVSGSRHHRHVRHGFRDGLAEIVMLQSSLLMGGRSDGLDRYRDLRLDTDNMSYEELLELSDRIGYVSTGLRDDEITRCLGTTKVAPSTDLSLHFTSEMERKCSICQEEYEADDETGKLYCGHFYHIYCIKQWLRQKSSCPICKTSVMSQTEEAK; this is translated from the exons ATGCCTACAGCGGCGGCGGAAAACTTATCCACGGCCGAACAAATCCGCCACAGAAAGCCCAGAATTCCGGACACAGATCCGAATTCCAACCGCCCCAAAACCACCATTTCGTCAATCCTCCTCTCCTCCAGCCCCACCTCCGACGCCGCCTACAAGAAGAAGAACTTCTCGTCGGCCACATTCCGCGGGCTCGGCTGCGCCGCCTCGTCGCAGGTGTCGGTACCCGCGGTCATAAGGACTTCGGCCAATTGGGAGGCCAAGAAGCTAAAGAAGAAGAGGCTCAAGACCAAGAAAAGCGGCAATGACCAGCAGCCACTCATTCACGGAAGCTCCGCCGCCAATCCGCCGCTGCAATCGCCGTCGCTCTCCCTGGCGCTGTCGTCCAGCTGCGTGGGCGCGCCTGATGTCTGGTGTGGCGCCGGAATGGGGCTGAGCACCGACGCTGCCTCCGTCGATTGCGTCGTTTCGAGGAGGCCCTCGAGAGGCAAAGTTGATGTTAATGACAGAATCAATTCTGTTGCTCCGAGGGAG CGTTCTTACAATGTGAGGAGAATGGTTACCCCCGAAGACAACCCTTTCCTTGAATCCGATTCGTCTGTTGGAATAGCTCGTATACGTTCTGATGTTTCTGGATCCAGACATCATCGTCATGTCAGACATGGTTTCCGTGATGGACTTGCTGAG ATTGTAATGCTCCAAAGTAGTCTGTTGATGGGTGGGAGATCAGATGGGCTCGACCGGTACAGGGATCTCAGGCTTGATACGGATAACATGTCGTACGAG GAATTGCTGGAGCTCAGTGACAGGATTGGGTATGTGAGCACCGGATTGAGAGATGACGAGATAACTCGTTGTTTGGGGACGACTAAAGTTGCACCCTCGACTGATTTGTCGTTGCATTTTACCTCAGAGATGGAGAGGAAATGCAGTATATGCCAG GAGGAATATGAAGCAGATGACGAGACGGGCAAGCTATACTGCGGGCACTTCTACCACATCTACTGCATAAAGCAGTGGCTTCGGCAGAAAAGCAGCTGCCCAATTTGCAAAACATCTGTCATGTCCCAAACTGAAGAAGCTAAATAG